In one Geoglobus acetivorans genomic region, the following are encoded:
- a CDS encoding electron transfer flavoprotein subunit alpha/FixB family protein, giving the protein MRVFAVAEIKFGELDPVSIELLNLANSIKGDGTAEAVVIGNNISNYAEELAKYADKVWKIEDASLENYNPELYVDVLFQLFSKEKPDIVLVANSSRGSEFAPALATKLNAPVITDIVGLDTSNGIKATRYIFQGKLLVDILVKDGETSVFTVRQGVFKEGSEVGGEVVDAGIKPSITPKREFSQIIEPEVGEVDISQADIIVSVGRGIEDASNIELAEELADALGGVVAGSRPVIDSGWLPKDRQVGISGKTVKPKLYLALGISGAFQHIMGMKDSELIIAVNKDPEAPIFGVAQYGIVGDIFEIVPALVDKLREIKG; this is encoded by the coding sequence ATGAGGGTTTTTGCAGTAGCAGAAATCAAGTTTGGGGAGCTTGATCCGGTCAGCATCGAGCTGCTCAATCTTGCAAACTCCATTAAAGGAGACGGGACTGCTGAAGCAGTAGTTATTGGAAACAACATTTCAAACTACGCTGAAGAGCTTGCAAAGTATGCAGACAAGGTATGGAAAATAGAGGACGCCAGCCTGGAGAACTACAACCCGGAGCTTTACGTGGACGTGCTGTTCCAGCTTTTCAGCAAGGAAAAGCCAGATATTGTACTGGTTGCCAACTCATCCAGAGGTTCCGAGTTCGCTCCGGCACTTGCGACAAAGCTGAACGCCCCAGTAATTACGGACATCGTTGGACTCGACACCAGCAATGGAATAAAGGCAACAAGATACATATTCCAGGGCAAGCTGCTTGTGGATATTCTTGTGAAGGATGGCGAAACCAGCGTGTTCACAGTAAGGCAGGGTGTATTCAAAGAAGGCAGCGAAGTCGGAGGAGAAGTTGTTGATGCGGGTATAAAGCCTTCAATAACTCCAAAAAGAGAGTTCTCACAGATCATAGAGCCAGAAGTTGGAGAGGTGGATATAAGCCAGGCAGACATAATTGTCTCTGTGGGCAGAGGTATAGAGGATGCGTCAAACATAGAGCTTGCAGAAGAGCTTGCCGATGCACTTGGAGGTGTTGTTGCAGGAAGCAGGCCTGTTATCGACAGCGGCTGGCTTCCAAAGGACAGACAGGTTGGTATTTCAGGTAAGACCGTAAAGCCCAAACTCTACCTCGCACTCGGTATAAGCGGTGCCTTCCAGCACATCATGGGTATGAAGGACAGTGAACTCATAATAGCCGTGAACAAAGATCCTGAGGCTCCAATATTCGGAGTGGCACAGTACGGAATCGTCGGAGACATATTCGAAATCGTGCCAGCCCTCGTAGACAAGCTCAGAGAGATAAAGGGCTGA
- a CDS encoding electron transfer flavoprotein subunit beta/FixA family protein has product MNIIVLAKHAADPESEIRVSQDGKSVDERGLVFDINDWDRYAVEEAIRLKEEHGGEVVVVGVGQTEDTLRKCLAMGADRAIKVPVEPGMDSYQTAMAVKEAISGEKFDLILAGLMSQDYNNALVGVLLAGMLDIPFATAVTSIKVEDGRVRIIRELEGGFGEENVLSLPALLTVQSGINEPRYVSIMGIKRAKSKELKEVSVSVEGGYTEIDRIYTPPVKKAELIEGSPEEVAEKLIQILKDRGLI; this is encoded by the coding sequence TTGAACATTATCGTGCTGGCAAAACATGCAGCTGACCCTGAAAGTGAAATTAGGGTTTCTCAGGATGGAAAAAGTGTTGACGAGAGAGGGCTGGTTTTCGATATAAACGACTGGGACAGGTATGCTGTTGAAGAGGCAATCAGGCTGAAGGAAGAGCATGGTGGAGAGGTCGTGGTTGTAGGTGTCGGGCAAACAGAAGATACACTGAGAAAGTGCCTTGCGATGGGTGCGGACAGGGCGATCAAGGTTCCTGTAGAGCCAGGAATGGATTCATATCAGACAGCGATGGCAGTAAAAGAGGCAATCTCGGGAGAGAAATTTGATCTGATACTTGCAGGCCTGATGAGCCAGGACTACAACAATGCACTTGTGGGTGTCCTTCTTGCTGGAATGCTCGACATTCCGTTCGCCACTGCAGTTACGAGCATAAAGGTGGAGGATGGCAGAGTAAGGATCATAAGAGAGCTTGAAGGAGGCTTTGGAGAGGAAAACGTCCTCTCACTTCCGGCGCTCCTCACAGTGCAGAGCGGTATAAACGAGCCGAGATACGTATCAATCATGGGTATCAAGAGGGCAAAGTCAAAGGAACTTAAGGAGGTAAGCGTTTCTGTTGAGGGTGGCTACACGGAAATCGACAGAATATATACTCCACCTGTAAAGAAGGCTGAACTGATTGAGGGTTCACCGGAAGAGGTTGCGGAAAAGCTTATTCAGATTCTCAAGGACAGGGGGCTGATCTGA
- a CDS encoding P-loop NTPase, translating into MPVIAITSGKGGVGKTTISVNTAIALSSVGRTLIIDGDIALPNVHVLIGLEEFDQTFLDALRNPGMVEDAIKRVEYVVGRAKVSVDVLPASTSLDSLEKADITRFGDIVEILEPDYDFLIIDVAAGLSKYALMPMLSAEKTYVVTNPDRISVSDASRVVNVATEAGVYVSGVVVNRYRGDKKALDEIQERVHTEIAGIIRESSIVRRSWENGIPFVVSHPSSAVSRDVTRLAMNIAGIRTEIKKYGKLKYLLGLA; encoded by the coding sequence ATGCCCGTAATAGCGATCACTTCTGGGAAAGGTGGCGTTGGAAAAACCACAATTTCCGTAAATACTGCCATCGCTCTTTCGTCTGTCGGAAGAACTCTGATAATTGATGGTGATATTGCTCTCCCGAATGTTCACGTCCTCATAGGACTTGAGGAGTTTGACCAGACATTCCTGGATGCCCTCAGAAATCCCGGGATGGTTGAGGATGCCATAAAGAGGGTGGAGTACGTTGTCGGAAGGGCGAAGGTGTCCGTCGATGTTCTTCCTGCATCGACCTCACTTGATTCTCTTGAAAAAGCTGACATCACCAGATTTGGTGATATAGTTGAAATTCTCGAGCCGGACTATGATTTTCTCATAATTGATGTTGCAGCAGGGCTGAGCAAATACGCTCTGATGCCAATGCTGTCTGCTGAAAAAACATACGTTGTAACGAACCCGGACAGAATCTCTGTTTCTGATGCCAGCAGGGTTGTGAATGTTGCGACTGAGGCAGGAGTTTATGTGAGCGGGGTTGTGGTGAACAGGTACAGGGGAGATAAAAAGGCTCTTGATGAAATACAGGAAAGAGTCCATACTGAGATTGCCGGAATCATCAGAGAATCCAGCATCGTCAGGAGGTCGTGGGAGAACGGCATACCGTTCGTTGTGAGCCACCCTTCATCAGCAGTATCCAGAGATGTGACCCGACTGGCCATGAACATTGCCGGCATCAGGACCGAAATTAAAAAGTATGGTAAGCTGAAGTATCTTCTGGGGTTGGCATGA
- a CDS encoding MBL fold metallo-hydrolase, translated as MTVIRFLGGCREVGRSAIMVDSIILDYGLKPSSPPEFPVNGVSPKSIIISHGHLDHVGVAPNLMDVDPKVFMTPPTRDLSDILLKDSMNIMENPPFGKREYMQFHSNTREVGYDEPFLFDGWEVTLFNAGHIPGSASIYMSRDVNILYTGDIKLEDTRLLEGADTSFPETDILIVESTYFGVKHPERKELEKQFVESVIDTLDKGGHAIIPAFAVGRTQEIMMILTKHGITPYVDGMGKEVSRMLENYPDYLKSVRELKRAIKRSIIVERGKREKVLEEPSAIVTTAGMLNGGPALFYISKLYGDERSKIILTGYQVEGTNGDKALKTGEIDLGMKTVKLKMKVEQYDFSAHADDAQLKELVKKVVDRGAEKVFAVHGEDTEAFASWISEEIGVESYAPRNGDMYVI; from the coding sequence ATGACAGTCATAAGATTTCTCGGAGGATGCAGGGAAGTTGGAAGATCAGCAATAATGGTAGATTCAATCATACTGGATTACGGTCTGAAGCCGTCGTCCCCTCCAGAATTCCCTGTAAATGGTGTCAGCCCAAAGAGCATCATAATATCTCATGGCCACCTTGACCATGTCGGTGTCGCTCCGAACCTGATGGATGTTGACCCCAAGGTATTCATGACCCCGCCAACAAGAGACCTTTCAGACATTCTGCTCAAAGACTCGATGAACATTATGGAGAATCCGCCGTTCGGAAAGAGAGAGTACATGCAGTTCCACAGCAACACGAGAGAGGTTGGTTATGATGAGCCGTTTCTGTTTGACGGATGGGAAGTTACGCTTTTCAACGCCGGACATATTCCCGGAAGTGCCTCAATATACATGTCGAGAGACGTGAACATACTCTACACCGGAGACATTAAGCTCGAAGACACCAGACTGCTCGAAGGTGCAGATACATCATTTCCGGAGACGGACATCCTCATCGTCGAGTCCACGTACTTCGGTGTCAAGCACCCCGAAAGGAAAGAACTGGAGAAGCAGTTCGTCGAGAGCGTGATAGACACGCTCGATAAAGGAGGGCATGCAATCATTCCTGCTTTTGCCGTTGGAAGAACTCAGGAGATTATGATGATCCTGACCAAACACGGGATAACCCCATACGTGGATGGAATGGGAAAGGAAGTTTCAAGAATGCTTGAGAACTACCCCGACTATCTGAAAAGCGTTAGAGAGCTGAAAAGGGCGATTAAAAGATCAATAATAGTGGAGAGGGGCAAAAGAGAGAAAGTCCTGGAAGAGCCGTCAGCAATAGTAACCACTGCGGGAATGCTCAACGGGGGACCTGCACTGTTCTACATCTCAAAACTGTACGGCGATGAGCGTTCCAAGATTATACTGACCGGGTATCAGGTCGAGGGCACCAACGGGGACAAAGCACTCAAAACCGGCGAGATAGATCTCGGAATGAAGACCGTGAAGCTCAAAATGAAGGTCGAACAGTACGATTTTTCTGCGCATGCAGATGATGCCCAGCTCAAGGAACTCGTAAAAAAGGTTGTGGACAGGGGGGCCGAGAAGGTCTTTGCAGTTCACGGAGAGGACACAGAGGCTTTCGCAAGCTGGATTTCTGAAGAAATAGGTGTTGAGAGCTATGCTCCAAGAAATGGAGACATGTATGTAATATGA
- a CDS encoding DUF1641 domain-containing protein, which produces MGDEAIVNATVLLAEKLSKDEEKLSEVVSKIVELVESGNASRLLELAGTLAPLIETAGVFFDKETEEVVQNLIETLGAVALSIDSNTIRVVEAMVDALNASTEFTPVTLTGLIRAMRDENVQKTLGFCIKFAQEFGKRL; this is translated from the coding sequence ATGGGTGATGAGGCAATAGTCAACGCCACAGTTCTGCTTGCTGAAAAACTCTCAAAAGATGAGGAAAAGCTCTCCGAGGTTGTTTCAAAAATTGTCGAGCTGGTAGAAAGCGGAAACGCATCGAGATTGCTTGAGCTTGCAGGTACTCTTGCTCCACTCATCGAGACTGCTGGCGTGTTTTTTGACAAGGAAACAGAAGAAGTTGTTCAGAATCTGATTGAAACGCTTGGCGCAGTTGCGCTCAGCATTGACAGCAATACCATCAGGGTTGTTGAGGCCATGGTTGATGCCCTGAACGCAAGCACCGAATTCACCCCGGTCACGCTTACAGGATTGATCAGAGCAATGAGAGATGAGAATGTGCAGAAAACGCTTGGATTCTGTATAAAATTCGCCCAGGAGTTCGGAAAAAGACTTTAA
- a CDS encoding thioredoxin family protein — MGLMDRLFRRGENAAGRPISVDHSSFDEILKSSRYAVVDFWGKNCPPCEAMEPILKKLAREYEGEVIFLKVNAASSQEISRRFRVKSVPAFLFFENGRLKGRRVGAMSYEAFKKWVESMMS, encoded by the coding sequence ATGGGTTTGATGGACAGGCTGTTCAGGAGGGGTGAGAACGCAGCAGGCAGGCCCATCAGTGTCGACCATTCCAGCTTTGACGAGATCCTGAAGTCCAGCAGATATGCAGTCGTGGACTTCTGGGGAAAAAACTGCCCACCATGCGAGGCCATGGAGCCGATCCTGAAAAAGCTCGCCAGAGAGTACGAGGGAGAGGTCATCTTCCTGAAGGTAAATGCAGCTTCCAGTCAGGAGATATCCCGGAGGTTCAGAGTGAAGAGCGTCCCCGCGTTCCTGTTCTTCGAAAATGGAAGGCTGAAGGGCAGAAGGGTCGGAGCAATGTCGTACGAAGCCTTCAAAAAGTGGGTTGAGAGCATGATGTCCTGA
- a CDS encoding metallophosphoesterase family protein, which yields MRILAVSDIHSEFEMLERLIKKERADVLAVAGDVTHFRPSDVRTFEAIIEDFDGEILVVHGNCDYRDSLDREDGRYRFIHGKSYRIEQLTFHGLGGSPITPFSTPSEYPEKHYRDILKSLSYGETNVLLSHSPPYGILDRTYSGINAGNTVIRENLDKFNLIICGHIHESIGAVRVGRNTLVVNPGPLNRGYYSIIEIDDEMRPTLLKLP from the coding sequence ATGAGGATACTGGCAGTTTCAGACATCCATTCTGAGTTTGAAATGCTTGAAAGGCTGATAAAAAAAGAAAGGGCAGATGTTCTCGCAGTTGCCGGAGATGTAACTCACTTTCGCCCCTCAGACGTCAGAACATTTGAAGCGATAATCGAGGATTTCGACGGCGAAATTTTGGTTGTTCACGGGAACTGCGACTATAGGGACTCACTGGACAGAGAGGATGGAAGGTACAGGTTCATACACGGAAAGAGCTACAGAATAGAGCAGCTTACCTTCCACGGTCTCGGTGGTTCCCCAATCACACCATTCAGCACACCCTCAGAATACCCTGAAAAACATTACAGGGACATCCTCAAAAGTCTGAGCTACGGGGAGACCAATGTACTCCTGTCCCACTCTCCACCATACGGGATACTCGACAGGACATATTCAGGAATCAATGCTGGAAATACGGTGATAAGAGAGAATCTCGATAAGTTCAACCTGATAATATGCGGACACATCCATGAGTCAATAGGAGCAGTGAGGGTGGGGAGAAATACCCTTGTAGTCAATCCCGGTCCGCTGAACAGAGGATATTACTCGATCATCGAGATTGATGATGAGATGCGCCCCACGCTGCTGAAGCTTCCCTGA
- a CDS encoding FAD-binding oxidoreductase, producing MVAVSSSLSRDVVLKLREIVGSENVVLDPESYLYDETPPLIRPEASRDVAVVKPGSTEEVSRIMKLANERKIPVFVRGGGTGLSGGAIPTRPGIVLSMERMNRIIEIDEQNLMAVCEAGVTLRQLLDAVERIPGLSFPPHPGDEGAQIGGLVVNNAGGARAVKYGVMRNYVVGLEVVLPTGEVLNLGGKVIKNATGYDLLHLIIGSEGTLCAVTKAVLRLIPESGATYTLVIPFESAENAIRAVPEILRSGITPLAMEYMDIEAIRAGERVTGKRWPCSGGKAHLMVIVDGMDEDELIRKAEVIERISKNHGALDVLVGVSRREQREILEIRSLIYEGLKGETIEVLDVSVPPASIAEFVETCQKEAERLGIRVLHFGHAGDGNVHQQILKSGMGEDEWLEKYLKFKEFAFGVASRLGGYITGEHGIGSVKKADMLKTLPEKSIELMKAIKKVFDPNGILNPGKVIDLE from the coding sequence GTGGTTGCGGTGTCCTCTTCTCTCTCCAGGGACGTGGTTCTGAAGCTCCGGGAAATTGTTGGTAGTGAGAACGTGGTTCTCGATCCTGAGAGCTACCTCTACGACGAAACTCCCCCTCTGATAAGACCGGAGGCATCAAGGGATGTGGCTGTGGTAAAGCCGGGAAGCACGGAAGAGGTTTCCAGGATAATGAAGCTTGCAAACGAGCGTAAAATTCCGGTGTTTGTCAGGGGCGGTGGTACGGGGCTGAGCGGTGGAGCAATACCCACGAGACCGGGGATCGTTCTCTCAATGGAAAGGATGAACAGGATAATTGAGATTGACGAGCAGAATCTGATGGCAGTCTGCGAGGCAGGAGTTACGCTTAGACAGCTGCTCGATGCTGTTGAGAGAATTCCAGGCCTGTCGTTTCCGCCTCACCCCGGTGACGAGGGTGCTCAGATTGGAGGGCTTGTCGTGAACAACGCTGGTGGGGCCAGAGCGGTGAAGTACGGGGTGATGAGAAACTATGTGGTTGGCCTTGAGGTTGTGCTGCCAACCGGCGAGGTGCTGAATCTCGGCGGAAAGGTGATAAAGAACGCAACAGGCTACGATCTGCTTCACCTCATAATTGGGAGCGAGGGGACGCTGTGCGCTGTAACGAAAGCAGTTCTCCGCCTGATTCCGGAGTCAGGGGCGACATACACGCTCGTCATCCCATTTGAAAGCGCAGAGAACGCAATCAGGGCTGTGCCGGAGATACTCAGGAGCGGGATCACTCCTCTCGCGATGGAATACATGGATATCGAGGCCATAAGGGCTGGGGAGAGGGTAACCGGCAAGAGGTGGCCTTGCAGCGGAGGTAAGGCTCACCTGATGGTAATCGTTGATGGAATGGATGAGGACGAGCTGATCAGAAAGGCTGAGGTAATTGAGAGAATATCGAAAAATCACGGCGCACTTGACGTTCTTGTTGGGGTGAGCAGGAGGGAGCAGAGGGAAATACTTGAGATTCGAAGCCTGATTTACGAGGGACTCAAGGGCGAGACGATTGAGGTTCTTGACGTCTCGGTTCCGCCTGCGAGCATAGCGGAGTTTGTTGAAACCTGCCAGAAGGAGGCTGAAAGGCTCGGCATTCGGGTTCTGCACTTCGGGCATGCGGGAGATGGAAATGTCCACCAGCAGATACTGAAGTCGGGAATGGGTGAGGACGAATGGCTGGAAAAATATCTGAAATTCAAGGAGTTTGCGTTTGGCGTGGCGAGCAGGCTTGGGGGGTACATCACCGGAGAGCACGGTATAGGTTCGGTCAAAAAAGCGGACATGCTGAAAACCCTGCCCGAAAAAAGCATAGAGCTCATGAAGGCAATAAAAAAGGTCTTTGACCCCAACGGCATTCTGAATCCGGGGAAGGTCATCGATCTGGAGTGA
- a CDS encoding vitamin B12-dependent ribonucleotide reductase, which yields MELSNTAKVVLEKRYLLKNENGEPVETPEEMFWRVARAIAKAEENYGGDPEKWARKFFEIMDRQEFMPNSPTLMNAGTPLGQLSACFVIPVDDSIDGIFKALWDMARVQKSGGGTGFSFSRIRPKGDIVKSTMGVASGPVSFMKIFDAATEQIKQGGKRRGANMGVLNVHHPDIEEFITAKWEEGVLRNFNISVAVTEKFMEALKSDGDYELINPRTGEVMRRIPARKIFNLIVEGAWRNGEPGVIFIDEINRHNPTPHAGEIEATNPCGEQPLLPYESCNLGSINLSKFVDEGKKDFDWKRLREVVRLATRFLDNVIDVNSYPIPEIAEMTKKNRKIGLGVMGWADALFKLGIPYDSPEAVSLAEKVMKFIQEESHRMSQELAEERGVFPNWEGSVWEKEGIRIRNATTTTIAPTGTISIIAGCSSGIEPVFALAYKRANILDGDEFFEVNPVFERTLKALDLYNEDILTKVVEEGSIQGIDEIPEEIRRVFKCALDISPEWHVRMQAAFQKYTDNAVSKTINLPNHATRADVEKAFLLAYELKCKGITVYRDGSREEQVLSVKKTEKKKEEEKVRPPARFQKPRPRPRITKGTTVETRTGCGSLYVTINEDEHGIAEVFVQLGKSGGCAASQTEAIGRLLSVALRSWVDPEDLIRQLKGIRCPSVGFDNGEIITSCADGVAKVLEKHLRGEFRKIKMDVKGVKPLTEFTGEAQEESHEAQRTKLIGGMCPECGNILEYGEGCMTCRMCGFTKCG from the coding sequence ATGGAACTGAGCAATACTGCAAAGGTTGTTCTGGAAAAGAGATATCTCCTGAAAAACGAAAACGGGGAACCTGTTGAAACACCCGAAGAAATGTTCTGGAGAGTTGCAAGGGCGATAGCAAAAGCAGAGGAGAATTACGGGGGAGATCCGGAAAAATGGGCCAGGAAGTTTTTCGAGATAATGGACAGGCAGGAGTTCATGCCCAACTCCCCGACACTCATGAACGCCGGCACACCTCTGGGCCAGCTTTCAGCCTGCTTCGTCATCCCCGTTGATGACAGCATCGACGGAATATTCAAGGCCCTCTGGGACATGGCGAGAGTTCAGAAGAGCGGAGGAGGGACTGGATTCAGCTTCTCGAGAATCAGGCCCAAGGGGGACATAGTGAAGTCAACCATGGGTGTGGCAAGCGGGCCTGTGAGCTTCATGAAGATCTTCGATGCCGCGACAGAGCAGATAAAGCAGGGCGGGAAGAGGAGAGGCGCGAACATGGGAGTTCTGAACGTCCACCACCCGGACATAGAGGAGTTCATAACCGCAAAGTGGGAAGAGGGTGTGCTCAGGAATTTCAACATAAGCGTCGCCGTAACCGAGAAGTTCATGGAGGCGCTGAAGAGCGACGGGGATTACGAGCTCATAAACCCGAGAACGGGCGAGGTCATGAGGAGGATTCCCGCCAGGAAGATCTTCAACCTGATTGTTGAGGGGGCATGGAGAAACGGAGAGCCGGGAGTGATTTTCATAGATGAGATAAACAGGCACAACCCCACCCCACACGCTGGAGAGATAGAGGCCACGAATCCCTGCGGTGAACAGCCCCTCCTTCCGTATGAGTCCTGCAACCTCGGCTCAATAAACCTCTCAAAGTTTGTTGACGAGGGCAAAAAGGACTTCGACTGGAAGAGGCTGAGAGAGGTCGTACGACTCGCAACAAGATTCCTCGATAACGTCATAGACGTGAACAGCTACCCCATCCCGGAAATTGCGGAAATGACCAAGAAGAACAGAAAAATTGGTCTGGGAGTTATGGGCTGGGCCGATGCGCTGTTCAAGCTCGGCATACCCTACGACAGCCCCGAAGCCGTAAGCCTGGCAGAAAAGGTGATGAAGTTCATTCAGGAAGAGAGTCACAGAATGTCTCAGGAGCTTGCAGAGGAGAGGGGCGTGTTCCCCAACTGGGAGGGGAGCGTGTGGGAAAAGGAGGGCATCAGGATAAGGAACGCCACCACCACCACAATAGCACCAACGGGGACGATAAGCATCATCGCAGGATGCAGCAGCGGAATCGAACCCGTGTTTGCCTTGGCATACAAGAGGGCGAACATCCTCGACGGCGATGAGTTCTTCGAGGTGAATCCTGTCTTTGAGAGAACACTAAAGGCCCTCGACCTCTATAATGAGGACATCCTCACCAAGGTCGTTGAGGAGGGCAGCATTCAGGGGATCGACGAGATTCCCGAAGAGATTCGGAGAGTGTTCAAGTGCGCCCTCGACATCTCGCCAGAGTGGCACGTCAGAATGCAGGCTGCCTTCCAGAAGTACACGGACAATGCGGTGAGCAAGACAATAAACCTGCCCAACCACGCAACGAGGGCAGATGTGGAGAAAGCGTTCCTGCTTGCCTACGAGCTGAAGTGCAAGGGTATAACGGTGTACAGAGACGGGAGCAGAGAGGAGCAGGTGTTATCTGTAAAGAAGACCGAGAAGAAGAAAGAGGAGGAGAAGGTCAGACCGCCTGCCAGGTTCCAGAAGCCGAGACCCAGACCCAGAATAACGAAGGGGACGACGGTGGAGACGAGGACTGGATGCGGTTCTCTCTACGTCACGATAAACGAGGACGAACACGGAATAGCGGAAGTTTTCGTGCAGCTCGGAAAGAGCGGTGGGTGTGCTGCATCCCAGACAGAGGCAATAGGCAGGCTGTTGAGTGTTGCTCTGCGAAGCTGGGTTGATCCGGAAGATCTGATAAGGCAGCTCAAGGGAATAAGGTGCCCCTCAGTTGGCTTCGACAACGGAGAGATAATAACGAGCTGCGCAGACGGTGTTGCGAAGGTTCTGGAGAAGCACCTAAGGGGAGAGTTCAGGAAGATAAAAATGGACGTTAAGGGCGTGAAGCCACTGACCGAGTTCACCGGTGAGGCTCAGGAGGAAAGCCACGAAGCCCAGAGGACAAAGCTCATAGGCGGGATGTGTCCGGAGTGCGGAAACATTCTCGAGTACGGAGAGGGCTGCATGACCTGCAGGATGTGTGGATTCACCAAGTGCGGCTGA